In Posidoniimonas polymericola, one genomic interval encodes:
- a CDS encoding FAD/NAD(P)-binding oxidoreductase: MEHRSPHTARGWVDVDKHTLRHTRRPNVFGIGDASRLPTSKTAAAIRKQAPLLVENLLAVVEAHAPTAAYHGYTSCPVVTGYDSLVLEEFDCDKTPQETLPFNQAKERTSMLLLKQLGLPALYWHGMLTGRV, encoded by the coding sequence TTGGAACACCGTTCGCCGCACACTGCCCGCGGCTGGGTGGACGTCGACAAGCACACGCTGCGTCACACCCGGCGTCCGAACGTGTTTGGGATCGGCGACGCCTCGCGCCTGCCGACCTCAAAGACCGCCGCAGCTATCCGCAAGCAGGCGCCGCTGCTGGTCGAGAATCTGCTGGCCGTGGTCGAGGCCCACGCGCCGACCGCCGCCTACCATGGCTACACGTCCTGCCCGGTTGTGACCGGCTACGATAGCCTCGTGCTGGAGGAGTTCGACTGCGACAAGACGCCGCAAGAGACCTTACCGTTCAACCAGGCGAAGGAACGCACCAGCATGCTGTTGCTCAAGCAGCTCGGCCTGCCGGCATTGTACTGGCACGGGATGCTCACGGGCCGCGTGTAG
- a CDS encoding MBL fold metallo-hydrolase has product MLLRYFYDRTLAHASYMVGCQRAKEAVIVDPGRDIGQYLEASEREGVKIVAVAETHIHADYVSGARELADRIGAKLYVSDEGPAEWKYRYAAEYSHCLCKDGDKFSIGKIDFEVVHTPGHTPESISFVLTDRGGGATSPMGIFSGDFVFVGSIGRPDLLEEAAGMMGTAEVGARQLFHSVERFRDLPDHLQVWPAHGAGSACGKGLGAIPSSTVGYEKLFNPALQHHDEEEFVHYILADQPEAPRYFAVMKRVNKEGPKVLGPYVAPKYCEPGCLDKVLDEGAVVDLRAPADFSANHAPGTLNIPAGMLAGWAGWLLDYDEPLRLIAEPGQLSEAVRVLNKIGLDEVVGVFSANELAEAGLMQGAYRTATPQELAEQIAAGDVTLVDVRAQGEWEAGHIPQAEHYFLGKLKDSHGEITRDKPVVTQCQSGMRSSIAASVFTDAGYDVINMTGGYAAWQKAGFPTELGGACEGGSACVSH; this is encoded by the coding sequence ATGCTACTCCGCTATTTTTATGACCGAACGCTCGCGCACGCCTCGTACATGGTTGGCTGCCAGCGGGCCAAAGAAGCCGTGATCGTCGACCCGGGCCGTGACATCGGTCAGTACCTCGAGGCCTCCGAACGGGAAGGCGTCAAGATTGTCGCCGTGGCGGAAACTCACATCCACGCCGACTACGTGTCGGGGGCGAGGGAGCTGGCCGACCGGATCGGCGCCAAGCTGTACGTGTCCGACGAGGGGCCGGCGGAATGGAAGTACCGCTATGCGGCGGAGTACTCCCACTGCCTGTGTAAGGATGGCGACAAGTTTAGCATTGGCAAGATTGACTTCGAGGTTGTGCACACTCCAGGGCACACGCCGGAGAGCATCTCTTTTGTGCTGACCGACCGCGGGGGCGGAGCCACCTCGCCGATGGGCATCTTCAGCGGCGACTTCGTTTTTGTCGGGTCTATCGGGCGACCCGATCTGCTGGAGGAGGCAGCGGGCATGATGGGAACCGCCGAGGTGGGGGCCCGCCAGCTGTTTCACTCGGTCGAGCGATTCCGCGACCTGCCGGACCACCTGCAGGTGTGGCCGGCCCACGGCGCCGGCAGCGCCTGCGGCAAGGGGCTGGGTGCGATCCCTTCATCGACCGTTGGGTACGAAAAGTTGTTCAACCCTGCCCTTCAGCACCACGACGAAGAGGAGTTTGTGCATTACATCCTCGCCGACCAGCCTGAGGCGCCTAGGTACTTTGCCGTGATGAAGCGGGTGAACAAGGAGGGACCGAAGGTGCTCGGCCCGTATGTCGCCCCGAAGTACTGTGAGCCGGGTTGCCTGGACAAGGTGCTAGATGAGGGTGCGGTTGTCGACCTCCGTGCGCCCGCGGATTTTTCGGCCAATCACGCCCCTGGAACCCTCAACATTCCCGCGGGCATGTTGGCGGGGTGGGCCGGCTGGCTGCTCGACTACGACGAGCCCTTGCGATTGATCGCCGAGCCGGGACAGCTCTCCGAGGCGGTGCGTGTGCTCAACAAGATCGGTCTCGACGAGGTGGTGGGCGTCTTCTCCGCTAACGAGTTGGCCGAGGCCGGACTGATGCAGGGGGCGTACCGCACCGCGACGCCGCAAGAGCTGGCCGAACAGATCGCCGCTGGCGACGTGACGCTGGTTGACGTCCGTGCCCAGGGCGAGTGGGAAGCGGGCCATATCCCCCAGGCAGAGCACTACTTCCTAGGCAAGCTGAAGGACTCCCACGGCGAGATCACCCGTGACAAGCCAGTGGTGACGCAGTGCCAGAGCGGCATGCGTTCGTCGATCGCGGCCAGCGTCTTTACTGACGCGGGCTACGACGTTATCAACATGACCGGGGGCTACGCCGCCTGGCAGAAAGCCGGATTCCCTACTGAGCTCGGGGGGGCTTGCGAGGGCGGCTCTGCCTGCGTTTCGCATTGA
- a CDS encoding sulfite exporter TauE/SafE family protein, translating to MLGLAIAGGVAIGFALGLTGGGGGVFAVPLLVYGLSFQPREAVGVSLAAVGTTAFLGAVGRLRRGEADLRTGLLFAVAGMIGAPLGTRLARLLPEATLLLLFSGLMLVIAARMWTNSRAKPLDESDAGRFVCHRDEHGRPSLGPRCVALLSVLGLTTGVLSGLFGVGGGFVIVPALVLFGGLQIHAAVATSLLVIFLISVSGVASYVATGGHLSWDVAGLFAAGGVVGMQLGSRVSAMISGSTLQKIFAVAMVAVAGFIVIKSLA from the coding sequence GTGTTGGGTCTAGCGATAGCAGGAGGCGTCGCCATTGGCTTCGCCCTTGGTCTCACCGGAGGCGGCGGGGGCGTGTTTGCCGTGCCGCTGCTGGTCTACGGACTGTCGTTCCAGCCGCGGGAAGCTGTGGGGGTGTCGCTCGCCGCGGTGGGGACCACCGCGTTTCTCGGAGCGGTGGGGCGGTTGCGTCGCGGAGAGGCGGACCTGCGCACCGGGCTGTTGTTTGCGGTGGCCGGCATGATCGGGGCGCCGCTGGGGACGCGGCTGGCGAGGCTGCTGCCAGAAGCGACGCTGCTGCTGCTCTTCAGCGGCCTGATGCTGGTGATCGCGGCTCGTATGTGGACCAATTCACGAGCCAAGCCGCTCGACGAATCCGACGCGGGCCGCTTTGTCTGCCACCGCGACGAGCACGGCCGGCCGAGCCTGGGCCCACGGTGCGTGGCTTTGCTCAGCGTGCTTGGGCTCACCACGGGGGTGCTATCGGGGCTGTTCGGGGTGGGCGGCGGATTCGTTATCGTGCCGGCGCTCGTGCTGTTCGGTGGACTACAAATCCACGCCGCGGTGGCGACCTCGCTGCTAGTGATCTTCCTGATCAGCGTCTCGGGCGTCGCGTCCTACGTCGCGACTGGTGGGCATCTCTCGTGGGACGTCGCGGGCCTGTTTGCCGCCGGCGGCGTCGTCGGGATGCAGCTGGGGTCGCGGGTGTCGGCCATGATTTCTGGCTCGACCCTACAGAAAATATTTGCCGTCGCGATGGTCGCGGTGGCGGGATTCATCGTGATCAAGTCTCTGGCCTAG
- a CDS encoding ArsR/SmtB family transcription factor, protein MQLLLHHRYTVGELAEDCGVRELQNVASELLMQRCGFFTSEKEGRKVYYQIAGPQLERFLDRIESRFESHVVG, encoded by the coding sequence GTGCAATTGCTGCTGCACCATCGGTACACCGTAGGCGAGCTAGCAGAAGACTGCGGCGTGCGAGAGCTACAGAACGTCGCCTCGGAGCTTCTGATGCAGCGGTGTGGGTTCTTTACAAGTGAGAAGGAAGGGCGGAAAGTGTATTACCAGATTGCTGGACCGCAATTGGAGCGTTTTCTCGACCGCATCGAGAGTCGCTTTGAATCGCACGTTGTCGGCTAG
- a CDS encoding integrase core domain-containing protein: MVRRRGNPSPGWKTFLANHAHEIAACDFFVVPTATIRLLYCFVVLSHDRRRLLHFNVTSNPTARWTAQQLTEAFPFDEAPRCLLRDNDAIYGQVFQQRVAALGMEDRTTTPGCPWQNPYVERLVGSVRRECLDHVIILGEDHLRRVLKEFFAYYNGRRAHQGLDGDTPLSREPEPPDGGPVVATPVLGGLHHSYSRRAA; the protein is encoded by the coding sequence ATGGTGCGGCGTCGCGGGAATCCCTCGCCCGGCTGGAAGACGTTTCTTGCCAACCACGCTCACGAGATCGCCGCCTGCGACTTCTTTGTCGTGCCGACCGCCACCATCCGGTTGCTGTACTGCTTTGTCGTGCTGTCGCACGACCGCCGACGCTTGCTGCACTTCAATGTTACGAGCAATCCGACGGCGCGGTGGACGGCCCAGCAGCTCACCGAGGCGTTCCCGTTCGACGAGGCGCCACGCTGTTTGCTGCGCGACAACGACGCGATCTACGGCCAGGTATTTCAGCAACGCGTCGCGGCGCTCGGGATGGAAGATCGCACGACCACGCCCGGCTGTCCGTGGCAGAACCCGTACGTCGAGCGGCTGGTCGGTTCGGTGCGACGGGAATGTTTGGACCATGTGATCATCTTGGGGGAGGATCACCTGCGCCGCGTGCTCAAGGAATTCTTCGCTTACTACAACGGTCGTCGCGCGCATCAAGGTTTGGATGGCGACACGCCGCTTAGCCGAGAGCCTGAGCCGCCCGACGGTGGCCCTGTCGTCGCCACGCCCGTGCTCGGTGGTTTGCACCACAGCTACTCACGCCGCGCGGCGTGA